From the genome of Gopherus evgoodei ecotype Sinaloan lineage chromosome 5, rGopEvg1_v1.p, whole genome shotgun sequence, one region includes:
- the LOC115652121 gene encoding shootin-1-like isoform X1, whose protein sequence is MDPLLVIKQRKGMRQQKPSEPATDDVKARAVEEMMARIKSGVALRPAKKDGAALSQDRATAASKRKSTVMELQGILGTMKRPVRKQSWSEHSQKINANQLQSILQRRRRMVDSSTPAQPSPLRDELRKEVQNQGDSGICKAMSSPCTKETVAVVQLRARSVHLQKSRQLALLNEAEDKLA, encoded by the exons ATGGA TCCTCTTTTGGTGATCAAGCAAAGGAAGGGAATGCGGCAACAGAAACCCA GCGAACCTGCTACCGATGACGTAAAAGCTCGAGCAGTGGAGGAAATGATGGCCAGGATCAAGAGCGGGGTTGCCCTGAGACCAGCAAAGAAGGATGGGGCTGCATTGTCTCAG GATCGCgcaacagcagccagcaaacgCAAGAGCACTGTGATGGAGCTGCAAGGGATCCTG GGCACAATGAAAAGGCCGGTCAGAAAACAGAGCTGGAGTGAACACAGCCAGAAGATCAACGCCAACCAGCTGCAGTCCATCCTGCAGAGACGGCGCAGGATGGTGGACTCCTCCACTCCCGCCCAGCCCTCGCCACTGCGGGACGAGCTCAGAAAAGAGGTGCAGAATCAAG GTGACAGTGGAATTTGCAAAGCTATGTCCAGCCCATGCACCAAGGAGACTGTAGCTGTCGTCCAGTTAAGAGCAAGATCGGTGCACCTTCAGAAAAGCAGGCAACTGGCTCTCCTGAATGAAGCAGAGGACAAGCTGGCATAG
- the LOC115652121 gene encoding shootin-1-like isoform X2, with translation MDPLLVIKQRKGMRQQKPSEPATDDVKARAVEEMMARIKSGVALRPAKKDGAALSQDRATAASKRKSTVMELQGILGTMKRPVRKQSWSEHSQKINANQLQSILQRRRRMVDSSTPAQPSPLRDELRKEVTVEFAKLCPAHAPRRL, from the exons ATGGA TCCTCTTTTGGTGATCAAGCAAAGGAAGGGAATGCGGCAACAGAAACCCA GCGAACCTGCTACCGATGACGTAAAAGCTCGAGCAGTGGAGGAAATGATGGCCAGGATCAAGAGCGGGGTTGCCCTGAGACCAGCAAAGAAGGATGGGGCTGCATTGTCTCAG GATCGCgcaacagcagccagcaaacgCAAGAGCACTGTGATGGAGCTGCAAGGGATCCTG GGCACAATGAAAAGGCCGGTCAGAAAACAGAGCTGGAGTGAACACAGCCAGAAGATCAACGCCAACCAGCTGCAGTCCATCCTGCAGAGACGGCGCAGGATGGTGGACTCCTCCACTCCCGCCCAGCCCTCGCCACTGCGGGACGAGCTCAGAAAAGAG GTGACAGTGGAATTTGCAAAGCTATGTCCAGCCCATGCACCAAGGAGACTGTAG
- the ANKRD53 gene encoding ankyrin repeat domain-containing protein 53, producing MAATVGNLHWLQECLQKAESPNQADINGFSAIHLAALHGRLECLKLVVEKFEVDVNLASLTGWTPIHLVMNKESGPRALECLQYLIGKGADINIQNQGGTSPLHKAASEGRLNCIIELVKAGADVHAKDAEGQQPIDLCRIWAHRSCARYLSDAMWKIDKRNFAREMQKLNQIKSKCQRSEQNFWKLEKVRSPQL from the exons ATGGCAGCCACCGTGGGAAACCTGCACTGGCTCCAGGAATGTCTGCAGAAAGCTGAGTCGCCCAACCAAGCCGATATCAAT GGCTTCTCAGCCATCCATCTAGCAGCTCTACACGGCCGGCTGGAGTGTCTGAAACTGGTAGTCGAAAAGTTTGAGGTTGATGTGAACTTGGCCAGTCTGACAGGATGGACACCCATTCACCTGGTGATGAACAAGGAGAGTGGCCCCAGGGCACTGGAGTGTTTGCAGTACCTCATTGGAAAGGGGGCAGACATCAATAT TCAGAACCAGGGCGGAACGTCGCCACTTCACAAGGCAGCCAGTGAAGGACGCCTCAACTGCATCATTGAACTGGTCAAGGCTGGAGCTGATGTCCATGCCAAGGACGCAGAGGGGCAGCAGCCCATTGACCTCTGCAGGATATGGGCCCACAGGAGCTGTGCTAG GTACCTGAGTGATGCCATGTGGAAAATAGACAAGCGCAATTTTGCACGTGAAATGCAGAAGCTGAACCAAATCAAAAGTAAATGTCAGCGCTCTGAACAAAACTTCTGGAAGCTAGAGAAGGTAAGATCACCACAGCTTTAG